One region of Enterobacter ludwigii genomic DNA includes:
- the ydcK gene encoding YdcK family protein has translation MNKYRLSDDTRLWQWKNGETTHSTTLRQIIATAEFNDVTIGTKGGWIDDERALAQDGDCWIYDENSVVFAGATVSGNARLTLPCIISHEAHIGDNSWLDEAEVSHGARISDNVTIQHSCVRGECHIYGNARVLHNSVVIAAKGLTPDHEQILQIYDNATVSQSRIVHQAQIYGDAMVNDAFIEHRAEIFDNAILQGNDLNNVWVCDCAKIYGNARVIAGFDDDAIPTVRYSSQVAEDAVVEGNCIIKHHVLIGGQAWLRGGPIMLDDKVVIQGRARISGDVLIEHRVEITDDAVIEAFAGENIHLRGEKVINGNQRITRTPLLGAL, from the coding sequence ATGAACAAATATCGCCTGAGCGACGATACACGCCTTTGGCAATGGAAAAATGGCGAAACAACCCACTCGACCACATTACGGCAGATTATCGCCACGGCGGAGTTTAACGACGTGACGATAGGTACGAAAGGTGGATGGATTGACGATGAGCGCGCCCTCGCACAAGACGGTGACTGTTGGATCTACGACGAAAACAGCGTGGTGTTCGCCGGTGCCACCGTATCCGGCAACGCGCGGCTTACCCTGCCTTGCATCATCAGCCACGAAGCGCATATCGGCGACAATAGCTGGCTGGACGAGGCCGAAGTCAGTCATGGAGCACGAATAAGTGACAACGTCACCATTCAGCACTCCTGTGTTCGGGGTGAATGTCATATTTATGGCAATGCCCGCGTGCTTCACAACAGCGTCGTTATTGCCGCCAAAGGCCTGACGCCGGACCATGAACAGATCCTGCAAATCTACGATAACGCGACGGTCAGCCAGTCACGCATTGTGCATCAGGCGCAAATCTACGGCGATGCGATGGTGAATGATGCCTTTATTGAGCACCGCGCCGAAATATTCGACAACGCAATCCTTCAAGGCAACGATCTCAATAACGTCTGGGTGTGCGACTGCGCAAAGATCTATGGCAATGCCCGCGTGATTGCCGGTTTTGACGACGATGCCATTCCGACGGTGCGCTACAGCTCTCAGGTCGCGGAGGATGCGGTGGTAGAAGGAAACTGCATCATTAAACACCACGTTCTGATTGGGGGACAGGCATGGCTACGCGGTGGGCCGATCATGCTGGATGATAAAGTCGTGATTCAGGGACGGGCGAGGATCAGCGGCGATGTGCTGATTGAGCACCGGGTTGAAATCACCGACGATGCGGTGATTGAAGCGTTTGCCGGTGAGAATATTCATCTGCGCGGCGAAAAGGTCATTAATGGCAACCAGCGCATTACCCGCACGCCCCTGCTGGGCGCGCTATAG